From a single Micromonospora pallida genomic region:
- a CDS encoding carbonic anhydrase, whose protein sequence is MTVPGAQQPPTSPVQALAELQAGNRRFVTGSPLHPNQDAGHRAAVADGQHPFAVVLGCSDSRLAAEIIFDRGLGDLFVVRTAGHVVGAEVLGSVEYAVTVLDTPLVVVLGHDSCGAVQAAREADGTGTTPPGYLGAVVGAVVPSVRRAAREGTTDVDRIVDIHIEHTVEVLLEQSVTLNRAVQEGRCAVVGMSYRLAAGGVRVVHSVPAGDDFALAAGAAPLAPGRS, encoded by the coding sequence ATGACCGTTCCCGGGGCACAGCAGCCTCCGACGAGTCCCGTGCAGGCGCTGGCCGAGCTACAGGCGGGCAACCGGCGCTTCGTCACCGGCAGCCCGTTGCATCCCAACCAGGACGCCGGTCACCGGGCGGCGGTCGCCGACGGGCAGCATCCCTTCGCGGTCGTCCTCGGCTGCTCCGACTCCCGCCTGGCCGCCGAGATCATCTTCGACCGGGGCCTCGGTGACCTCTTCGTCGTCCGGACCGCCGGGCACGTCGTCGGCGCCGAGGTGCTCGGCAGTGTCGAGTACGCGGTGACCGTCCTGGACACGCCCCTGGTGGTCGTCCTCGGTCACGACTCGTGCGGAGCGGTGCAGGCCGCCCGGGAGGCCGACGGCACCGGGACGACGCCCCCCGGTTACCTCGGCGCGGTGGTGGGCGCGGTGGTGCCCAGCGTCCGTCGGGCCGCCCGGGAGGGCACCACCGACGTCGACCGGATCGTCGACATCCACATCGAGCACACCGTCGAGGTGCTGCTGGAGCAGTCGGTGACGCTGAACCGGGCCGTGCAGGAGGGGCGGTGCGCCGTGGTCGGCATGTCGTACCGGCTGGCCGCCGGCGGGGTGCGGGTGGTCCACTCGGTGCCGGCCGGCGACGACTTCGCCCTGGCCGCCGGCGCGGCCCCGCTGGCGCCTGGTCGGTCCTGA